A stretch of the Amycolatopsis sp. BJA-103 genome encodes the following:
- a CDS encoding ATP-dependent helicase, with protein sequence MISELQRRQVEPAEIARALGLHSPTDEQAEVIAAPIEPSLVVAGAGAGKTETMAARVVWLVANSIVPPERVLGLTFTRKAARQLGERVRTRLRRLVGSGLLDKIDPTGDLRTTVTAGEPTVLTYHAYAGRLLSEHGLRLPVQPGVRLLSETSSWQFSHRVVSTWDNDLDTDRVPSTVTAQLLALAGELGEHLVETERLAQYTSWLCDVIEKAPRAKGQRAALPQKLAEVMTAQRFRLALLPLVEAYHTRKRAEGALDFADQMSLAAQLADSYPAVVAGERERYGAVLLDEYQDTGHAQRILLRSLFGGVEHPPMPVTAVGDPAQAIYGWRGASAANLPRFTTDFPRDNGERLVPALDFGLLTSFRNPPEVLELANAISEPLRERGLGVARLRALEGAGTADIASALLPDVRAEREWVADAVAKRWFETMEETGKPPTAAVLVRRRADMAPIAAEMRARGLPVEVVGLGGLLDEPEVADLVSTLRVLADPLAGSAAARLLTGARWRIAAADLAALWRRAGELSSPVPPSGKSDVDEPVLVTERVEQAGLADAIDDPGTAERYSTEGYRRIRRVGGELSALRRRLDQSLPELVADVERTMLLDVESLARPGPAGRAHLDAFADVVTDFAETSPTATLLSFVDYLNTAAHAEDGLTPGEVEVVPDRVQVLTVHSAKGLEWQIVAVPHLVKEVFPGRRRSSSWLRTSTALPAALRGDSEDLPELRVAEGYDRKEVQEALELHEEGFVAREADEERRLCYVALTRSERTLLVSGHWWNESSARPKGPSEFLLEIGEVMRGNSVGRIEHWADEPESDGENPLVADSRKARWPVDPLWPRREGVTNGVDMVLGAMEDTAGAEEGDAEEEEEEDPDGWISDTKVLLEERARAQNRVQQVVLPPHLSVSQLVELSADPAALAKRLRRPLPVRPNTYARRGTAFHGWLEQRFGGEQLLEIDDLPGAADVDEAPDSELEALQTAFEKSEWANRVPHAVEVPFSADVVGVTVRGRMDAVFADSDGGWTVVDWKTGAVPEKDRLAPLAVQLAAYRLAWAALKKIPVEKVRAAFHYVKHDKTVSPADLLDAEGLRNLLRSVPTI encoded by the coding sequence TTGATCTCCGAACTCCAGCGCCGTCAGGTCGAACCGGCCGAGATCGCCCGCGCGCTCGGCCTGCACAGCCCGACCGACGAACAGGCCGAGGTCATCGCCGCCCCCATCGAGCCGTCGCTGGTGGTCGCGGGGGCCGGGGCGGGCAAGACCGAGACGATGGCCGCGCGTGTGGTGTGGCTGGTGGCCAACAGCATCGTGCCGCCGGAACGCGTCCTCGGCCTGACCTTCACCCGCAAGGCCGCCCGTCAGCTCGGTGAACGCGTCCGCACCCGGCTCCGGCGGCTGGTCGGCTCGGGCCTGCTCGACAAGATCGACCCGACCGGCGACCTGCGCACGACGGTGACCGCCGGGGAACCGACGGTGCTCACCTATCACGCGTACGCCGGGCGGCTGCTGTCCGAACACGGCCTGCGGCTGCCGGTCCAGCCCGGGGTGCGGCTCCTTTCGGAGACGTCCTCCTGGCAGTTCTCGCATCGCGTGGTGTCCACTTGGGACAATGATCTCGACACCGATCGCGTGCCCTCCACGGTGACGGCGCAGCTGCTGGCGCTGGCCGGGGAACTCGGCGAGCACCTGGTCGAAACCGAACGGCTGGCGCAGTACACGTCCTGGCTGTGCGATGTCATCGAGAAAGCGCCACGGGCCAAAGGGCAGCGTGCGGCGTTGCCCCAAAAACTGGCCGAAGTCATGACGGCGCAACGGTTCCGGCTCGCGCTCCTTCCGCTGGTCGAGGCGTACCACACGCGGAAGCGAGCGGAAGGCGCGCTCGACTTCGCCGATCAGATGTCGCTGGCCGCGCAGCTCGCCGACAGCTATCCGGCGGTGGTCGCGGGGGAACGTGAGCGGTACGGCGCGGTCCTGCTCGACGAGTACCAGGACACCGGGCACGCCCAGCGGATCCTGCTGAGGTCGCTGTTCGGCGGCGTCGAACATCCGCCGATGCCGGTGACGGCGGTGGGTGACCCGGCGCAGGCCATCTACGGCTGGCGTGGGGCGAGCGCGGCGAACCTGCCGCGGTTCACCACGGACTTCCCGCGCGACAACGGCGAACGGCTCGTCCCGGCGCTGGATTTCGGGCTGTTGACCAGTTTCCGCAATCCACCCGAGGTACTGGAACTGGCCAACGCGATCTCGGAACCGTTGCGGGAGCGAGGCTTGGGCGTCGCGCGGCTGCGCGCGCTGGAAGGCGCCGGAACGGCCGACATCGCCTCCGCGCTGCTGCCGGACGTCCGTGCCGAACGCGAGTGGGTGGCCGACGCGGTGGCGAAACGCTGGTTCGAAACCATGGAGGAGACCGGAAAACCGCCGACGGCCGCGGTACTGGTGCGCCGTCGCGCGGACATGGCGCCGATCGCGGCCGAGATGCGGGCTCGCGGGCTCCCGGTGGAGGTCGTCGGGCTCGGCGGCCTTCTCGACGAGCCCGAGGTCGCGGACCTGGTCAGTACGTTGCGGGTGCTCGCCGATCCGCTCGCGGGCAGTGCGGCCGCGCGGTTGCTGACCGGCGCGCGCTGGCGGATCGCCGCGGCCGACCTCGCGGCGTTGTGGCGCCGTGCCGGTGAGCTTTCGTCGCCGGTGCCGCCTTCGGGAAAGTCCGACGTGGATGAACCGGTGCTGGTGACCGAACGGGTCGAACAGGCGGGACTCGCCGACGCGATCGACGATCCCGGTACCGCGGAACGCTATTCGACGGAAGGCTATCGCCGGATCCGCCGGGTGGGCGGCGAGCTTTCGGCGTTGCGCCGCCGTCTCGACCAGTCGTTGCCCGAACTGGTCGCCGACGTGGAACGCACGATGCTGCTCGACGTCGAATCACTGGCCCGCCCCGGGCCTGCCGGTCGTGCGCATCTGGACGCTTTCGCCGACGTCGTCACGGATTTCGCCGAGACCTCGCCGACGGCCACCCTTTTGTCCTTTGTGGACTACCTGAACACGGCCGCGCACGCCGAAGACGGGCTCACCCCCGGCGAGGTGGAGGTCGTCCCGGACCGGGTCCAGGTGCTGACCGTGCATTCGGCGAAGGGGCTGGAATGGCAGATCGTCGCGGTTCCGCACCTGGTCAAGGAGGTCTTCCCGGGCAGGCGTCGTTCGTCGTCCTGGCTGCGGACGTCGACCGCGCTCCCGGCCGCGCTGCGCGGGGACTCGGAGGATCTGCCGGAGCTGCGGGTCGCCGAGGGGTATGACCGCAAGGAAGTCCAGGAAGCGCTGGAGCTGCACGAAGAGGGCTTCGTCGCGCGGGAGGCGGATGAGGAGCGGCGGCTCTGTTATGTCGCGCTGACCCGCTCCGAGCGCACGCTGCTGGTTTCCGGCCACTGGTGGAACGAGAGCAGCGCGCGGCCGAAGGGGCCGTCGGAGTTCCTGCTCGAAATCGGCGAGGTGATGCGGGGGAACTCGGTCGGCCGGATCGAGCACTGGGCCGACGAGCCGGAGAGCGACGGGGAGAACCCTCTGGTCGCGGACTCGCGCAAGGCGCGGTGGCCGGTCGATCCGCTGTGGCCGCGGCGTGAGGGTGTCACCAACGGGGTCGACATGGTGCTCGGTGCCATGGAAGACACTGCGGGCGCGGAAGAGGGCGACGCCGAGGAAGAGGAAGAGGAAGATCCGGACGGCTGGATCTCCGACACCAAGGTGCTGCTGGAAGAGCGCGCGCGGGCGCAGAACCGCGTCCAGCAGGTCGTGCTGCCGCCGCATCTTTCGGTGAGTCAGCTGGTGGAGCTGTCGGCCGATCCGGCCGCGCTGGCCAAACGGCTGCGGCGGCCGCTTCCCGTGCGCCCCAACACTTACGCGCGCCGGGGGACGGCGTTCCACGGCTGGCTGGAGCAGCGGTTCGGCGGTGAACAGCTGCTGGAGATCGACGATCTGCCGGGTGCGGCGGACGTCGACGAGGCGCCCGATTCCGAGCTGGAGGCGCTGCAGACGGCGTTCGAGAAGAGCGAGTGGGCGAACCGGGTGCCGCACGCCGTCGAGGTCCCGTTCTCGGCCGACGTCGTCGGCGTGACGGTGCGCGGGCGGATGGACGCCGTGTTCGCCGACTCCGACGGCGGCTGGACCGTCGTCGACTGGAAGACCGGCGCCGTCCCGGAGAAGGACCGGCTCGCGCCGCTGGCGGTGCAGCTGGCGGCGTACCGGCTGGCGTGGGCCGCGCTGAAGAAGATCCCCGTGGAGAAGGTTCGGGCGGCGTTCCACTACGTGAAACACGACAAGACCGTCAGCCCGGCGGATCTGCTGGACGCCGAAGGCCTGCGAAACCTGCTGCGAAGCGTCCCGACGATCTAG
- a CDS encoding DoxX family protein: protein MSSDSKPSQRPAYFLAGLLGAAGVLHFVQPKPFDAIIPKQLPGSPRAWTYGSGVAELGVAAAVAAPKTRRLGGLAAALLFVVVLPGNVKMAADADRRKAPKALRAAFWARVPLQIPLVTWALKVRDRA, encoded by the coding sequence ATGTCTTCGGATTCCAAGCCGTCTCAGCGGCCCGCATATTTCCTCGCCGGCCTGCTCGGCGCGGCCGGGGTCCTGCACTTCGTCCAGCCGAAACCCTTCGACGCCATCATCCCGAAGCAGCTTCCGGGTTCGCCTCGGGCGTGGACCTACGGCTCCGGGGTGGCCGAGCTGGGGGTCGCCGCCGCGGTCGCCGCTCCCAAGACGCGCCGGCTCGGCGGGCTCGCGGCCGCGCTGCTGTTCGTGGTGGTCCTGCCGGGGAACGTGAAGATGGCCGCCGACGCCGACCGCCGGAAGGCCCCGAAGGCCTTGCGCGCGGCTTTCTGGGCCCGCGTCCCGCTTCAGATCCCGCTCGTGACCTGGGCCCTGAAGGTGCGCGACCGCGCCTGA
- a CDS encoding potassium channel family protein: protein MRVLKRFPVRLSDRPDHELVGVIRMPELTVSPLRSILKRIIGAMLALLATVLIVYLDRDGYRDTNGDGLSFLDSLYYATVSLSTTGYGDIAPATSSARLVNVLVITPLRVLFLIVLVGTTLEVLTERSRQAFKIQKWRTKVRDHTVVVGFGTKGRSAVNALLGDENTEPDHIVVVDTDQQALEAATSLGLVTVHGSATRADVLRVAGVQRAKAVVVAPNRDDTAVLVTLTARELAPKAHIVASVREAENVHLLKQSGANQVVVSSETAGRLLGMATSTPLVVDMVEDLLTPESGLAIAERPVEPSEEGGSPRHLSDIVLGVVRDGVLYRVDAPQADAIEPGDKLLYIRKVTAAETIER from the coding sequence ATGAGGGTTCTCAAGCGTTTCCCGGTCAGGCTGAGCGACCGCCCGGACCACGAGCTCGTCGGCGTCATCCGGATGCCGGAACTGACGGTCAGCCCGCTGCGGTCGATCCTGAAGCGGATCATCGGCGCGATGCTCGCCCTGCTGGCGACCGTGCTGATCGTCTACCTCGACAGGGACGGCTATCGCGACACCAACGGCGACGGGCTCAGCTTCCTCGACAGCCTCTATTACGCGACCGTGTCGCTGTCGACCACCGGTTACGGCGACATCGCCCCGGCGACGTCGTCCGCACGGCTGGTGAACGTCCTGGTGATCACCCCGCTGCGGGTGCTGTTCCTCATCGTCCTGGTCGGTACCACACTCGAAGTGCTCACCGAGCGCTCTCGTCAGGCTTTCAAGATCCAAAAGTGGAGGACCAAGGTGCGTGACCACACGGTCGTCGTGGGATTCGGCACGAAGGGCCGGTCGGCGGTCAACGCGCTGCTCGGGGACGAGAACACCGAACCCGACCACATCGTCGTCGTCGACACCGACCAGCAGGCCCTCGAAGCGGCCACCTCGCTCGGTCTGGTGACCGTGCACGGCTCGGCCACCCGCGCCGACGTCCTGCGGGTCGCCGGCGTGCAGCGGGCCAAGGCCGTCGTCGTCGCCCCGAACCGGGACGACACCGCGGTGCTGGTCACGCTGACCGCGCGCGAACTGGCCCCGAAGGCGCACATCGTGGCGTCGGTGCGGGAAGCGGAGAACGTCCACCTGCTCAAGCAGTCGGGCGCGAACCAGGTCGTGGTGTCGAGCGAGACCGCCGGGCGCCTGCTCGGCATGGCGACGTCGACGCCGCTGGTGGTCGACATGGTCGAGGATCTGCTCACCCCCGAGTCCGGTCTCGCGATCGCCGAACGCCCGGTGGAACCGTCCGAAGAGGGCGGATCGCCGCGGCATCTGTCGGACATCGTGCTGGGTGTCGTCCGCGACGGCGTCCTGTATCGCGTGGACGCGCCGCAGGCGGACGCGATCGAGCCGGGCGACAAGCTGCTCTACATCCGGAAGGTGACCGCGGCGGAGACGATCGAGCGGTAG
- a CDS encoding neutral zinc metallopeptidase, with protein sequence MTQPPHGQWPPRGAVQPPPVHGPPPAQWHGAPHQFPPPPPRRSTGAIVGICLGAVAVLVLGLVAIVSLNRDDKDPVANAGYSTLPNPTSPAALPPSGSSSPSSSSNPFPTSPTRAPSSSSGPQKILKLGDHPILQDPNAGLQNRVCALPQWQSSQQAAEAFFTAAGKCLDNSWGPFLEAYRLPFTPPALHFPTGASFETECGTIQVGIATAAYYCENNLYVPFRGLQTDQYGNNPGVYLALFAHEYGHHVQEVAGLMDAAWQKIYEAGQNSPSGLEMSRRKELQAQCFSGMFLGAHVDQGGTVSRDMYNKAWNDQETRGDNTSRSQDHGTNAHYASWWRAGASNNRVADCNTFSAPASAVS encoded by the coding sequence ATGACGCAACCGCCCCACGGCCAGTGGCCGCCACGCGGCGCCGTCCAGCCACCGCCGGTGCACGGCCCACCCCCAGCCCAGTGGCACGGTGCGCCGCACCAGTTCCCGCCGCCGCCTCCGCGCCGGTCGACGGGCGCGATCGTCGGTATCTGCCTCGGCGCGGTCGCCGTGCTGGTCCTCGGCCTGGTCGCGATCGTTTCACTCAATCGTGACGACAAGGATCCCGTCGCGAACGCGGGCTATTCGACCCTCCCGAACCCGACTTCCCCGGCGGCCCTGCCGCCGAGCGGGTCGTCGTCCCCCTCGTCCTCGTCGAACCCGTTCCCGACGTCGCCGACCAGGGCGCCGTCGTCGTCGAGCGGGCCGCAGAAGATCCTCAAGCTCGGCGACCACCCGATCCTCCAGGATCCCAACGCCGGCCTGCAGAACCGCGTCTGCGCGCTGCCGCAGTGGCAGAGCAGCCAACAGGCCGCCGAGGCGTTCTTCACCGCCGCGGGCAAATGCCTCGACAACTCGTGGGGCCCGTTCCTCGAGGCCTACCGCCTGCCGTTCACCCCGCCCGCCCTGCACTTCCCGACCGGCGCCAGCTTCGAAACCGAATGCGGCACGATCCAGGTGGGCATCGCGACGGCGGCGTACTACTGCGAGAACAACCTCTACGTGCCGTTCCGGGGTCTGCAGACCGACCAGTACGGCAACAACCCCGGCGTCTACCTGGCCCTTTTCGCGCACGAGTACGGGCACCACGTGCAGGAGGTCGCCGGGCTGATGGACGCGGCCTGGCAGAAGATCTACGAAGCAGGCCAGAACAGCCCGTCCGGGCTGGAGATGTCACGGCGCAAGGAACTGCAGGCGCAGTGCTTCTCCGGGATGTTCCTCGGCGCGCACGTCGACCAGGGCGGCACGGTCAGCCGGGACATGTACAACAAGGCCTGGAACGACCAGGAGACCCGGGGCGACAACACCTCACGCAGCCAGGACCACGGGACGAACGCGCATTACGCGTCCTGGTGGCGGGCGGGCGCGAGCAACAACCGGGTCGCCGACTGCAACACCTTCTCGGCCCCGGCGAGCGCCGTTTCCTAG
- a CDS encoding DUF4129 domain-containing protein, giving the protein MVTRFLTDVPVDIDRDTARLRAAEELSGQAYQNAKPSWLSEAFSWVLEKLLGFLDAVDTAVPGGIFAVVLLVVVLIVLVVVIRLRSGPLATSARGGRAVFAGQRKASGEHRRAAGEAASRGDFDDAVREMFRAVVRSLEERALLDEKSGRTADEAADEAGRILPDVAVPLRAGARLFDDVHYGGIPATEAGYRSLSELDERCRRTRPVALVAG; this is encoded by the coding sequence ATGGTGACGCGCTTTCTCACCGACGTCCCGGTCGACATCGACCGGGACACCGCCCGGCTGCGCGCGGCCGAGGAGCTCTCGGGCCAGGCGTATCAGAACGCGAAACCGAGTTGGCTGTCCGAGGCGTTCAGCTGGGTGCTCGAAAAGCTGCTGGGCTTCCTCGACGCCGTCGACACCGCCGTGCCCGGTGGGATCTTCGCCGTGGTGCTGCTCGTCGTCGTCCTGATCGTGCTGGTCGTGGTGATCCGGCTGCGGTCCGGCCCGCTGGCGACGTCGGCCAGGGGCGGCCGGGCCGTGTTCGCCGGGCAGCGCAAGGCGTCCGGCGAACATCGCAGGGCGGCGGGGGAGGCCGCGTCGAGGGGCGACTTCGACGACGCCGTCCGTGAGATGTTCCGTGCCGTGGTGCGGTCCTTGGAGGAACGGGCGCTGCTGGACGAGAAGTCGGGCCGGACGGCCGACGAGGCCGCCGACGAAGCCGGGCGGATACTCCCGGACGTCGCCGTTCCGCTGCGCGCCGGTGCCCGGTTGTTCGATGACGTCCACTACGGAGGGATCCCGGCCACCGAGGCCGGCTACCGCTCACTGTCCGAATTGGACGAACGCTGCCGCCGTACCCGGCCCGTCGCGCTGGTGGCCGGATGA
- a CDS encoding DUF4350 domain-containing protein codes for MTSVSPDARRIWHGVRLPLAVVLLLVLTGTLLVLFQGEQTTGALEPDSYEPGGSRALATLLEREGVEIITVRTAAEADDVAGKATVLITQPAYVPKRTFTELRRIASDVVLVQPSPGTVDEVLPGVRVAGELETETRRPDCQAKDPVAAGSATMGGLKYSATQPRAVECYGGSYLEVPGPQGTVSVLGAPAPLTNEWLANEGNAALAMRLLGKNDRLVWYLPTPADPFLENEKKPLSELIPAGWSYAALQAGVAVVLLALWRSRRLGPVVTEPIPVVVRAAEATEGRARLYRKAKAASHAGETLREAARARLRPLLGLTRDAEPAALVESVAVRTGRAPAEIGALLYGDPPADDATLVRLADGLDVVEREVERS; via the coding sequence ATGACCTCGGTTTCGCCCGACGCCCGCCGGATCTGGCATGGGGTGCGGCTCCCGCTCGCGGTCGTCCTCCTGCTCGTGCTCACCGGAACGCTGCTCGTCCTCTTCCAAGGCGAGCAGACCACCGGCGCGCTCGAGCCGGATTCGTACGAGCCCGGCGGCAGCCGCGCGCTGGCGACCCTGCTGGAACGCGAAGGCGTCGAGATCATCACGGTGCGCACGGCGGCCGAGGCCGACGACGTCGCGGGGAAGGCGACCGTCCTGATCACCCAGCCCGCCTACGTCCCCAAGCGCACGTTCACCGAACTCCGGCGCATCGCTTCCGATGTCGTCCTGGTGCAGCCGAGCCCCGGGACGGTCGACGAAGTCCTTCCCGGTGTGCGGGTGGCGGGTGAGCTCGAAACCGAGACTCGCCGGCCCGACTGCCAGGCGAAGGACCCCGTCGCGGCGGGGAGCGCGACGATGGGCGGCCTGAAGTATTCGGCCACACAGCCGAGGGCGGTGGAATGCTACGGCGGTTCGTACCTGGAAGTGCCCGGTCCACAAGGGACGGTGAGCGTCCTCGGCGCCCCCGCGCCGCTGACCAACGAGTGGCTGGCGAACGAGGGCAACGCGGCCTTGGCGATGCGGCTGCTCGGGAAGAACGATCGGCTCGTCTGGTACCTGCCGACACCGGCCGATCCCTTCCTGGAGAACGAGAAGAAGCCGCTGTCCGAACTGATCCCGGCGGGCTGGTCGTACGCGGCGCTGCAGGCCGGGGTCGCGGTGGTGCTGCTGGCGTTGTGGCGCTCCAGGCGGCTGGGGCCGGTGGTGACCGAGCCGATCCCGGTCGTGGTGCGCGCGGCCGAGGCCACCGAGGGACGGGCGCGGTTGTATCGCAAGGCGAAGGCCGCCTCGCACGCCGGGGAAACCCTGCGTGAGGCGGCCCGCGCGCGGCTTCGGCCGTTGCTGGGGCTCACCCGCGACGCCGAACCCGCGGCACTGGTGGAATCCGTCGCCGTGCGGACCGGCCGGGCACCGGCCGAGATCGGCGCGCTGCTGTACGGGGACCCGCCCGCCGACGACGCCACGCTGGTGCGGCTGGCGGACGGACTCGATGTCGTGGAACGAGAGGTGGAGCGGTCTTGA
- a CDS encoding AAA family ATPase: protein MSTEQSDVDTGDAAAEARAALIALRAEVGKAVVGNDAAVTGLIIALLCRGHVLLEGVPGVAKTLLVRALAAALDLETTRVQFTPDLMPGDITGSIVYDAHSGEFSFREGPVFTNLLLADEINRTPPKTQSSLLEAMEERQVSSDGKTRPLPDPFIVIATQNPVEYEGTYPLPEAQLDRFLLKLTMPTPSREDEFGILSRHAQGFDPRNLAAAGIKPVAGATELDAARRAVAGVTVRPEVLAYIVDVCRATRSLPSVRLGVSPRGATALLAATRAWAWLAGRDYATPDDVKALARPSLRHRLDLRPEAELEGATADGVLDRVLASVPVPR from the coding sequence TTGAGTACCGAACAGTCCGATGTGGACACAGGGGACGCCGCGGCCGAAGCGCGGGCGGCGCTGATCGCCCTGCGTGCCGAGGTCGGAAAGGCCGTGGTGGGCAACGACGCGGCCGTCACCGGGCTCATCATCGCGTTGCTGTGCCGGGGACACGTGCTGCTCGAAGGCGTTCCGGGCGTGGCGAAGACGTTGCTGGTGCGGGCACTGGCAGCGGCGCTGGACCTGGAGACGACCCGGGTGCAGTTCACCCCGGACCTCATGCCGGGCGACATCACCGGCTCCATCGTCTACGACGCGCACAGCGGCGAGTTCTCCTTCCGCGAGGGCCCGGTCTTCACGAACCTGTTGCTGGCGGACGAGATCAACCGCACCCCGCCGAAGACGCAGTCTTCGCTGCTCGAAGCGATGGAGGAGCGTCAGGTCTCCAGCGACGGCAAGACGCGGCCGCTGCCCGACCCGTTCATCGTCATCGCGACGCAGAACCCGGTCGAATACGAGGGCACATACCCGTTGCCCGAGGCGCAGCTGGACCGGTTCCTGCTCAAGCTGACCATGCCGACACCGTCCCGCGAGGACGAATTCGGCATCCTTTCCCGGCACGCGCAGGGTTTCGACCCGCGCAACCTGGCCGCGGCCGGGATCAAACCGGTCGCCGGGGCCACCGAACTCGACGCGGCGAGGCGTGCGGTCGCCGGGGTCACCGTGCGCCCCGAGGTGCTCGCCTACATCGTCGACGTCTGCCGGGCGACGCGGTCGCTGCCGTCCGTGCGCCTCGGTGTTTCCCCGCGCGGAGCGACGGCCCTGCTGGCCGCGACGCGGGCGTGGGCGTGGCTCGCGGGCCGCGACTACGCCACCCCGGACGACGTCAAAGCCTTGGCACGGCCGTCTTTGCGGCACCGGCTCGATCTGCGGCCCGAAGCCGAACTCGAAGGCGCGACCGCGGACGGTGTGCTGGACCGCGTCCTCGCGTCCGTGCCCGTTCCACGCTGA
- a CDS encoding DUF58 domain-containing protein, with product MAVTGRLGLLALLAAPVVGLLLPSWAGIGLAAAVLFLLVVLDLLLAGSVRKLHFARSGATSVRLGEACEVTLTVANPGGRAVHARLRDAWPPSAGADDRHRFSLPAGERRVVTTPLQPTRRGDRRAARVTVRSTGPLGLAARQGSHEVPWTVRVLPPFHSRKHLPSRLARLQQLDGRNAVLIRGQGTEFDSLREYVIGDDVRSIDWRASARASDVMVRTWRPERDRHVVLVLDTGRVSAGRVGDAPRLDAAMDAALLLAVLAARAGDRVDLLAYDRQVRAAVQGSTDLLPALVNAMAPLEPSLIETDARGMVAEVLRRTRRRALVVLLTGLDAAPLEEGLFPILSKLTSRHQLMIASVADPRVAEMAAGRGDAEAVYDAAAAERVLAERRQVTARLARHGVEVVDAVPEDLPPRLADRYLALKAAGRL from the coding sequence ATGGCCGTCACCGGGCGGCTCGGGCTCCTGGCGCTTCTCGCGGCGCCGGTGGTCGGTCTCCTGCTGCCCTCGTGGGCCGGGATCGGGCTGGCCGCGGCGGTCCTGTTTCTTTTGGTGGTACTGGATCTCTTGCTCGCCGGGAGCGTGCGGAAGCTGCATTTCGCGCGGTCCGGCGCGACGTCCGTGCGGCTGGGAGAAGCCTGCGAGGTCACGCTGACCGTGGCCAATCCCGGCGGCCGCGCGGTGCACGCCCGGCTCCGGGACGCCTGGCCGCCCAGCGCGGGCGCGGACGACCGGCACCGTTTTTCCCTGCCCGCCGGCGAACGCCGCGTCGTGACCACTCCGCTCCAGCCGACCCGGCGCGGTGACCGCCGGGCGGCCAGGGTCACCGTCCGGTCGACCGGGCCGCTGGGCCTCGCGGCGCGGCAGGGTTCGCACGAGGTGCCGTGGACCGTGCGGGTGCTGCCGCCGTTCCACAGCCGCAAGCATCTGCCGTCGCGGCTGGCGCGGCTGCAGCAGCTCGACGGCCGCAACGCGGTGCTGATCCGGGGCCAGGGCACGGAATTCGACTCCCTGCGCGAGTACGTGATCGGCGACGACGTCCGGTCGATCGACTGGCGGGCCTCGGCACGCGCGTCCGACGTGATGGTGCGGACCTGGCGTCCCGAACGCGATCGGCACGTGGTGCTGGTCCTCGACACCGGCCGCGTTTCGGCGGGCCGGGTCGGCGACGCGCCGCGACTCGACGCGGCGATGGACGCGGCCCTGCTGCTGGCCGTGCTCGCCGCGCGGGCGGGCGACCGCGTCGACCTCCTCGCCTACGACCGTCAGGTCCGCGCGGCCGTCCAGGGATCGACGGATCTGTTGCCCGCCTTGGTGAACGCGATGGCGCCGCTCGAACCGTCGCTGATCGAGACCGACGCGCGGGGAATGGTCGCGGAGGTGCTTCGGCGGACCCGGCGGCGCGCGCTGGTCGTCCTGCTGACCGGGCTGGACGCGGCGCCGCTGGAAGAAGGCCTGTTCCCGATCCTGTCGAAACTGACCTCGCGGCATCAGCTCATGATCGCTTCGGTGGCCGATCCCCGGGTCGCCGAGATGGCGGCGGGCCGCGGCGACGCGGAAGCCGTCTACGACGCGGCCGCGGCCGAGCGGGTGCTGGCCGAACGCCGCCAGGTCACCGCGCGGCTGGCGCGGCACGGGGTCGAGGTCGTCGACGCCGTGCCGGAGGACCTTCCGCCGCGGCTGGCCGATCGGTATCTCGCGCTCAAGGCGGCCGGACGGCTGTGA
- a CDS encoding maleylpyruvate isomerase family mycothiol-dependent enzyme translates to MEFDRHCAEIVTQAELLATELADAELTTPVPSCPGWTLGALVRHLGGGHRWAAEIVRTRATVPVPDDQVRQVDGDDSGPLPGAWLVEGASLLASALREAGPDAEVWVPFHYRTASFYARRFTHETLVHRADATLAAGLGFHAGPEVVLDAIDEWMELEALPEHFEFRPEKREILGDGRSVGFEAGEHAWFVDLGGSAVTWERGRRGAAATVRGALTDLLLVLYQRKDAQDVVGDPAWFKSWQTHVRFG, encoded by the coding sequence ATGGAATTCGACCGGCACTGCGCGGAGATCGTCACCCAGGCCGAACTGCTCGCGACCGAACTGGCGGACGCCGAACTGACCACGCCCGTGCCGTCCTGTCCCGGCTGGACGTTGGGCGCGCTGGTGCGTCATCTCGGCGGTGGGCACCGGTGGGCGGCGGAGATCGTCCGGACCCGGGCGACGGTGCCGGTGCCCGACGACCAGGTGCGCCAGGTGGACGGCGACGATTCCGGTCCGCTGCCCGGGGCTTGGCTGGTGGAAGGTGCTTCGCTGCTGGCGTCGGCGCTGCGGGAAGCGGGGCCGGACGCCGAGGTCTGGGTGCCGTTCCACTACCGGACGGCGTCGTTCTACGCGCGCCGGTTCACGCACGAGACGCTGGTCCACCGCGCGGACGCGACCCTCGCCGCGGGACTCGGCTTCCACGCCGGGCCCGAGGTCGTGCTCGACGCCATCGACGAGTGGATGGAACTCGAGGCGCTGCCGGAGCACTTCGAGTTCCGGCCGGAGAAGCGGGAGATCCTCGGTGACGGCCGATCGGTGGGCTTCGAGGCGGGAGAGCACGCGTGGTTCGTCGATCTCGGCGGCTCCGCGGTCACTTGGGAGCGGGGTCGCCGCGGGGCGGCGGCAACCGTCCGCGGAGCGCTAACGGATCTGCTGCTGGTGCTCTACCAGCGCAAAGACGCCCAAGACGTCGTCGGTGACCCTGCCTGGTTCAAGTCGTGGCAGACCCACGTGCGGTTCGGCTGA